In Topomyia yanbarensis strain Yona2022 unplaced genomic scaffold, ASM3024719v1 HiC_scaffold_73, whole genome shotgun sequence, one DNA window encodes the following:
- the LOC131696106 gene encoding uncharacterized protein K02A2.6-like — protein MFVCGLKSEGDSEIRTRLLSKIEERDGITLDHLSEDCQRLLCLKRDTAMIESSSSPSSVNFIKRKQQFSKHQQKPPVETAGPDKNIPSTPCWFCRGMHFVRDCSHRSHKCKDCGVVRHREGYCSTAKRTSKASRNKKHPGSYATKSVSLVINTVDKRRRFVTVMLNGVNVRLQLDTGSDISIISKRLWEKIGKPPTVPANEQAATASGDRLQFLFKFSCDISFNDKQHTCQFYVVEKPLYLLGIDLMDAFDLWSLPISTYCNNVTVLSVTLQSLKSAYPRVFRNELGLCTKTKVKLELIPGATPVFRAKRPVAFAVHSSVDNELDRLERAKIITPVDFSDWAAPIVVVRKTNGSIRICGDYSTGLNNALQPHQYPLPLPEEIFNKLANCTVFSRIDLSDAFLQVEVDESSRELLTINTHRGLYRYNRLTPGVKAAPGAFQQLIDTMLAGLPHTCGYLDDVVVGGVNPENHWANLHAVFQRISDFGFTIRVEKCIFAQPQIKYVGHLLDRNGLRPDPSKVQAINEMPPPTDVSGVRSFLGAINYYGKFVPSMRTLRYPLDELLKADAKFEWTEKCQAAFNKFKEVLKSDLLLTHYNPALDIVVSADASSVGVGATLSHKFPDGTLKVVQHASRALTAAEKNYSQPDREGLAIIFAVTKFHKMLFGRRFHLQTDHEPLLRIFGSKKGIPVYKSNRL, from the coding sequence ATGTTTGTTTGCGGACTAAAGTCGGAAGGAGACAGCGAAATACGAACGCGGCTACTGTCGAAAATTGAGGAACGCGATGGTATTACTCTCGATCATCTTTCGGAAGATTGTCAGCGATTGTTGTGCCTAAAGCGGGACACGGCAATGATCGAgtcatcatcatcaccgtcaTCGGTAAATTTCATCAagcgaaaacaacaattttCAAAACATCAACAGAAGCCGCCAGTGGAGACAGCCGGACCCGACAAAAACATTCCCTCAACGCCCTGCTGGTTCTGTAGAGGAATGCATTTCGTTCGAGACTGCAGTCATAGGAGCCACAAATGCAAAGATTGTGGTGTTGTCAGACACCGTGAGGGTTATTGTTCCACTGCCAAGCGAACATCCAAAGCCAGTCGAAACAAAAAGCATCCGGGATCGTATGCTACAAAAAGCGTAAGTCTTGTGATTAATACCGTCGATAAAAGGCGCCGTTTTGTTACAGTGATGTTGAACGGTGTGAATGTGCGTCTGCAGTTGGACACGGGATCTGACATAAGCATCATTTCGAAACGTTTGTGGGAGAAAATAGGTAAACCACCCACAGTACCGGCAAACGAACAAGCCGCAACAGCGTCAGGCGACCGCTTGCAGTTTTTGTTTAAGTTCAGTTGTGACATTTCGTTCAATGACAAACAACATACCTGTCAGTTTTACGTTGTTGAAAAACCACTTTACCTTCTTGGAATCGATTTGATGGATGCATTCGATCTTTGGTCACTGCCCATTAGCACGTACTGCAACAACGTCACTGTTCTTTCTGTCACTTTGCagtcactcaaatcagcataccCGAGGGTGTTTAGGAACGAGCTGGGGTTGTGTACGAAAACAAAAGTGAAATTGGAACTAATACCAGGTGCAACTCCAGTTTTTCGTGCAAAGCGTCCAGTGGCTTTTGCGGTACATAGCAGTGTGGATAACGAACTCGACCGACTGGAACGAGCAAAAATCATCACACCGGTAGACTTTTCGGATTGGGCAGCTCCCATCGTTGTCGTCCGAAAAACGAACGGATCTATTCGTATTTGCGGTGACTATTCCACCGGTCTCAACAATGCCCTGCAACCGCATCAATATCCGTTGCCGCTACCGGaagaaattttcaacaaattggctaATTGCACAGTGTTTAGCCGAATTGATCTGTCGGATGCATTTCTGCAGGTAGAAGTGGACGAAAGCAGCCGTGAATTGTTAACCATCAACACCCATCGGGGACTTTACCGGTACAACCGTCTGACACCGGGAGTCAAAGCAGCACCGGGAGCATTCCAGCAACTTATCGATACTATGCTGGCAGGCCTCCCTCATACGTGTGGTTATTTAGATGACGTCGTCGTTGGTGGTGTAAATCCTGAAAATCACTGGGCGAACCTTCATGCAGTGTTTCAAAGGATCAGCGATTTTGGATTTACCATTCGTGTAGAAAAGTGCATATTCGCTCAGCCGCAAATTAAATATGTAGGTCATCTGCTTGACCGCAACGGTCTTCGCCCGGATCCATCAAAGGttcaagccatcaacgaaatgCCACCGCCCACTGACGTTTCCGGTGTTCGCTCTTTCCTAGGAGCAATAAATTACTACGGCAAGTTTGTTCCTAGTATGCGCACCCTTcggtatcctcttgatgagctGCTCAAGGCGGATGCAAAATTTGAGTGGACGGAAAAATGCCAGGCGGCATTTAACAAATTTAAAGAAGTGTTGAAATCCGATCTACTGTTGACACACTACAACCCTGCGCTTGATATAGTTGTGTCGGCAGATGCGTCGTCTGTTGGTGTCGGTGCAACATTATCACACAAGTTTCCGGACGGTACTCTCAAGGTGGTACAGCATGCCTCCAGAGCACTCACAGCAGCAGAGAAAAACTATAGTCAGCCCGATCGTGAAGGACTTGCAATAATTTTTGCAGTgactaaatttcacaaaatgttgTTTGGTCGTCGCTTTCATCTTCAGACTGATCACGAGCCGCTGCTGAGGATTTTCGGTTCGAAGAAAGGAATTCCTGTTTACAAATCGAACCGGTTATAA
- the LOC131696107 gene encoding uncharacterized protein LOC131696107, protein MFGRPIRTSLDLLRPPPDSVQFEQPSESRPLKREFKAKDPVYAKVFIKNQWHWAPGTVLERIGRVMYNVQLDNRRLVRSHVNQLRDRAVSEDLNVSTSTDSTKLPLNILLDAWNLPVRRTTDPLAHSTPVAPLTGCSNLRPSSTPNTLVRRPTLSSESSSQLSVSSSSSSTSPSSTSEFQSANEADSAVQAPRRSSRVRRAP, encoded by the coding sequence ATGTTCGGTCGTCCGATCCGTACCAGTTTGGATCTACTCCGTCCTCCACCAGATTCTGTGCAGTTTGAACAGCCTAGCGAGAGCCGACCCTTGAAGCGTGAGTTCAAAGCTAAAGATCCGGTATACGCAAAAGTCTTCATTAAAAATCAATGGCACTGGGCTCCAGGAACAGTACTGGAACGTATAGGTCGTGTAATGTACAACGTTCAGCTCGACAATAGAAGGCTTGTTCGGTCCCATGTTAACCAGCTTCGAGATCGCGCTGTATCGGAGGATCTCAACGTATCGACATCGACAGATAGTACGAAACTTCCACTCAACATTCTACTTGATGCTTGGAATCTCCCAGTTCGTCGCACAACGGATCCATTAGCACACTCAACGCCAGTAGCACCTCTTACAGGCTGCTCTAATTTGAGACCATCGTCAACACCAAATACTTTGGTGAGAAGGCCTACCTTATCATCGGAGTCATCGTCACAGTTATCAGTATCGTCTTCTTCATCTTCAACATCGCCAAGTTCGACATCAGAATTTCAATCTGCAAATGAAGCCGATTCAGCTGTTCAGGCACCTCGCCGCTCTTCGCGTGTCCGAAGAGCTCCGTAA